The Ananas comosus cultivar F153 linkage group 7, ASM154086v1, whole genome shotgun sequence genome has a window encoding:
- the LOC109712980 gene encoding uncharacterized protein LOC109712980 isoform X2, whose translation MSFLGLFTFTATYLPWVLLGFSILVGSSTWVDLLLSKPPVVAATSAEVAAPCRRRPCRGRRPVSPTSPPPVADVAARAKVAPLSQSPVTRSPPTVADVAAAALAEVAAHPSQMADLEEAGPVDESVLTEQHLHRSSFITTEGYRGVQFIEHGRKLNQWELDHPAVLDLLRQSGFYYISRLRRLQLDQALLGALIERWRRETQIFHFRHGEMTITL comes from the exons ATGAGTTTCTTGGGCCTTTTTACCTTCACTGCGACTTATCTACCATGG GTGCTTCTTGGGTTCTCAATTCTTGTTGGTAGCAGTACATGGGTGGATCTCTTG CTATCAAAG CCGCCCGTCGTCGCCGCTACCAGTGCCGAGGTCGCCGCCCCCTGTCGCCGCCGCCCGTGCCGAGGTCGCCGCCCCGTGTCACCGACGTCGCCGCCCCctgtcgccgacgtcgccgcccGTGCCAAAGTCGCCCCCCTGTCGCAGTCGCCCGTGACAAGGTCGCCGCCCACggtcgccgacgtcgccgccgccgcccttgcCGAGGTCGCTGCCCATCCCTCTCAG ATGGCAGATCTAGAGGAGGCGGGACCAGTTGATGAGTCCGTCCTGACAGAGCAGCATCTCCATAGGTCTTCATTTATCACGACTGAG GGATATCGCGGGGTGCAGTTCATAGAGCATGGCCGCAAATTAAACCAGTGGGAGCTTGATCATCCAGCAGTGCTAGATTTGCTACGACAGTCtggattttattatatttctcgacTTAGGCGTCTACAGCTGGATCAGGCATTATTAGGAGCTTTGATCGAGCGATGGAGACGGGAGACCCAGATATTTCACTTCCGCCACGGTGAGATGACGATTACACTTTAG
- the LOC109712980 gene encoding uncharacterized protein LOC109712980 isoform X1 codes for MASRRMSLSVHWDGQLVLDGNGPRYFGDRKKLIAIRLDTTYTNFESRMYRLVNCNREECCFKYKIRCPMGPNEYIDHDIVDDESLEGLIGLSEHYGCVSLYIEKDLYLLETQYQSQSYYTSLLQNDIDVGFPDAPIGDHEVGNEPDTYQMTRQIQSPRAQPSTARAQPSTSRAQPETSRDEPTIFHTPNENYDWGLSTSYTNWNEVLDNLVEKGDDNGGNQDDAPIHNDDGRSRGGGTS; via the exons ATGGCTAGTCGTCGGATGTCTCTTAGTGTTCATTGGGATGGACAGTTAGTTTTGGATGGAAATGGTCCCCGATATTTCGGTGATCGTAAAAAATTGATCGCGATTCGTTTAGATACGACCTATACGAATTTTGAGAGTAGAATGTATCgtttagtaaattgtaatagagaagaatgttgttttaaatacaaaattcgaTGCCCTATGGGACCGAATGAATATATTGATCATGATATAGTAGATGATGAATCATTGGAGGGTTTAATTGGACTGTCTGAACATTATGGATGTGTGTCGCTATACATCGAGAAAGATTTATATCTGTTGGAGACACAATATCAGTCGCAAAGTTATTACACAAGCCTGCTACAAAATGACATCGATGTGGGTTTTCCGGATGCTCCAATTGGTGACCATGAAGTTGGTAATGAACCAGACACTTATCAGATGACAAG ACAGATTCAGTCTCCACGTGCGCAACCCTCCACCgcacgtgcgcaaccctcgacgTCACGTGCGCAGCCCGAGACTTCACGTGACGAACCCACGATATTTCATACACCTAATGAAAATTACGATTGGGG GCTATCTACGTCCTATACAAATTGGAATGAAGTTCTTGATAATCTAGTCGAGAAAGGAGATGATAACGGCGGTAATCAGGACGATGCCCCCATTCATAATGATG ATGGCAGATCTAGAGGAGGCGGGACCAGTTGA